In Panicum virgatum strain AP13 chromosome 5K, P.virgatum_v5, whole genome shotgun sequence, the genomic window CTAAATTGAAAGTTATATAATTGGTTCGAAAACAAAATATATACACGCACAAAAGTTATAAAAAATTTACTTGTACAAATATGTTCAAATACGAAAGATCTGTGTAAAATTTTGCAGGAAAATGAAACTCACACGacaaaaattgtaaaaaaatgagaaaataaaaaagaataaaTTTTAGAGGAAACTTTGGAAATAATATTTGGACATaaagtttttaaaaaaaatggagaagattttgaaaatataagAGTCGTGGAGCACAAagcttcaaataaaatttgggCCCACAGCCCCACATGTAAATTCCATGTGTGAGCATAAATAGTTCAACTCTATAACTTAAAAGTGGTAATGTGGACTTCACGTGATAAATTAGTAAGTTTGTGGATTTGAATGTGCATTTTGAAAGTTTAGGAACCTAGACAACCCTACAAGCCAAATTCGAGGGCCGGCTGTGCATTTTACTCCTCCGATTACTGGGTCAACTAGCTGGCGAATTGAATTTCAGTGATACCAACGTAGAAGATTAAGATATTTGTATTTATTTCATTCCATATATTATAAACAATTTAAACTTTTCTAATAAGTAGATAATTTTTTCTGCACACCTAGATATACAGTACGTCTAGATACATAATCAAAGTTACTTCGACATATATatctaataaataaataaattataatttcAAACGGACCAAGTATAATTTAATTTTATGGATGCATGCATTATCTGGTCGCATATCGAAAAGCACGGTATTTAGCTCAGCTAATTTATTATCCGTGCCGGATTTCTTGGCTAGAGCCGGAATGTCGCTAGCTAAGTAGTAGGCTAGGTGTGTCATCCCCTTGCTATGCGCGCGTTAAATATATATAGAGAGCCGCTGGTTTAATCACGGCTCCATATATCACTACTGCTTCGTTGCTTTCTTTACGCAGGCAGCAGCTAGTGTGCGTGCGTCGCCGGgacacgacgacgacgaagagGAGGGTCGGGTGGTCCATCCATGGGGGAAGCCGGGGTTTTAACAACCAACAGCAAGCCCTGCCGCCGGCCGGTTCTGCTCGCCGCTGTCCTGGCCGTCGTCCTCGTGGGAAGCTTCTTCGtcgccgaggccgcggcggatgagatgacgacgacgaccatgagcggcggcaagggcgaccgcggcggcggcaggaagaggcggaggaggagcagcaggaggcgggccgaggcggcggcggcgccgctgatgGTGCCCATCACCGTCCTCAagtccgccgccgacgccggagcCGGTACGCACGCACGCATGCTCTTGGATCGATCTCCTTCTTGCTCCGATCGATCCTCGtcacactagctagctagccatcATCATCCATATATATGATCATCAGTTCACACGCGCATACAAATCCGGCAGAGAAacatctcctttctttctcgATCCCGATCAGGGATGGAAAACAGCTGGAAGCAAACAAGAAAATGGATATCTGAGATATCCGAATTCATTTCCATACGTATCCGATCCATGGAAAGACAAGAAGATGGATATCCGAATCCATTTCAATACATATTTGATCCAGTTCCTTATATCCTTAATCCCGATCACCCATGATTCTCTCTCGAGTGTGGTAGACCGGTAGTGTGGTAGATACCACCACTATGCATGCAGGGCGAGATAGAGCAGTGGCCTTGCTTCTTATCCTGTGTTCACGTCACTGTCCAAACAACCCATCCATCATCGATAATTCTGTATCCGATCAGTAGGGGCGCGGCGGTGTCGGCTTGCGCGCACGGTCCGTGCCTCCCAATCCGGTAGTGCGGTCGGCGCGTAGTGGACACGATGTGGTTCCAAAAGCCGCTGCGTTGCGCCCGTGAGTGACCCGTCAGCCGCTACGCGACGGCCTAGTCTGGTCATCATTTTGGCTGTTCCTTTCACCTACGCTTCTTTCCGTTGCTTAATTTGGAATACATGGCATTCAAACCCGGGACGAGATAGACAATTCTGAAAGATGAACAGTATTCTGAgtgttttctttctctctccatgGCTGAGAAAATGGAATATCCTCTCGTGTGGCAAAAATTTTTTATGGTTCATGAGTAAATAAACGAAGAGGGAAACCACacgatttgaattttttttattttgggtaCCATTGAGGGGACAAGAGCTTGCATTTGGAGGAAAGAAAACTCGCTCGTTCATGGGAGCTGAGAAGCAGGTTAAGCTAGCTACTGGAAGAACAAAGCACTTTCATTGTTGTGTTAGGTTGAGACGACCCAACTGCAAATTCAAGGAAAAACTTTAGGGTCGTCTTAAGGGCTAGTGAAGTTCCATCCGCGAGTGTGGTATGGTCAAATAAACCCACGCCAATTCATGTCCCGACTTTACTAGAGGAAGCTCGATCGGTCGTAGTAGTAAAATGGAAGCATTGATTATTTAACTCAGTTACACTCCTTTTGACAGTTAAAACAAAGATGGAGTACTAAGAGCATCTTCAGCAGTTCCCCGATAATCCTTTCCCAATAACAGGAATTGGGAGATGTCTCAATAACAATTCTAGGATTATTGGGTGAGTTGCTTTTGCAGTCTCCCAATACTTATCCCAATGCAATAAACATATTGGGAGAGTATGGACTCTTTATTTGAGGGAAGTTGGGGTAAAATATTGGGACAACCCAATAATTATTGTGAAAAAGGAGATGTATTGGAAATTGCTGAAGCACACCTTTTTCCAACAGTAGAAGTTTATTGGGGAATGGaagactgctggagatgctctaacagaTTTGGCATTCTAAAGTTCGTTTGAAGTCAAAGCAAAAAACCAGGATGCATATTAACCGGCACGGATGACGGATGTATTGCACACGGTTCGTTACTCCAACCGACACGGATATACTTAATAAACGGCACCTGTGTCTGTGTCTGTGCAGTGTGCATGGATGGAACGTCGCCTGCTTACCACTTGGATCCTGGCTCCGGGGCAGGGAACAACAGCTGGATTGTCAACCTTGAGGTCAGTTCATCGTAGTCTGTAACTGCCATTATTATTCACGCCCTCGAGTGTGCCTGCCAGATTGCTCTGATCAAGTGATGTAGAACGTACGCGTGCAGGGAGGCGGGTGGTGCAACAACGTGAGGGCCTGCCAGTTCCGCAAGACCAGCCGCCGCGGCTCGTCGGACCTCATGGAGAAGGAGATCCCCTTCGGCGGCATCATGAGCAGCAGCCCCGCCGACAACCCTGGTCCGATTTCTACAACTGGTCCGACGACCTTGCAACAAGCTCTTGCATCGCCGCACTGATCAAGTACGTGTGCGCCACAGATTTCTACAACTGGAACCGGGTGAAGATCCGCTACTGCGACGGCGCTTCCTTCGCCGGCGAAGGCTTCGACAAGGCACAGCAGATCTTCCTATCCGCAGCCTACATTTATCCTACACCAATTTCTCTGTTCTTCTTTCTCTGTTAATTTGTTTATTTATCAAAAAAGTAGTAGTGtttttgatttggttgagctGAGGTTTTAATTTGCAGGAGAATGGGTTTTACTTCCGGGGGCAGCGCATCTGGGACGCCGTCATCCGGCACCTCCTCTCCGTCGGGATGGCCTCGGCAGACCAGGCGCTGCTCACCGGCTGCTCTGCCGGCGGCCTGGCGGTGATACTCCACTGCGACGAGTTCCAGGACTTCTTCCCGCgcaccaccgccggcggcggccgggccacCACCGTCAAGTGCCTCGCCGACGCCGGTCTCTTCCTCGACGCGTACGTCTCGTTTAATTTAACACCACCACTTTCCTTTTCCTCGTGTGTTTGTATCAGGCTGTATCAAGCATTGGATCATACGGTGCCCTCCCCTGCATCTTGCAGTGTTGATGTCTCCGGCGGTCGCAGCCTGAGATCCTACTACTCCGACATCGTGGCGATGCAGGGCGTGGCTCCCAACCTGCCGCCGGCCTGCACCGCCCGGCTCGACGCCACCTCGGTGACCTGCTAGTCCCTTCTGAATTTTCCAAACCAATAAGTCGTTGCTCTTCTCCTCCTGCTATAAATAAATCCTCGGAATTGTATACATTGTCTGAACTGAACTGAACATCCCTCCTTGTGCATGCCAATGCAGTGCTTCTTCCCTCAGAACGTGATCGATGGCATAAAGACCCCAATCTTCCTGCTAAACGCAGCGTACGACGTCTGGCAGGTGATTAAGTCTACATCACTACCCTTTTTGACAAGTAGTAAAGCATTACATTGCTGTATGATCCTCCTGATGATCAACGCTAATATAATTAATACTCATGTCGTCTGAAAAATTGTATGTACTTGATCGATCAGATACAGGAGAGCCTGGCGCCCAACGGAGCTGACCCTGGTGGCGCCTGGCGAGCCTGCAAGTCCAACCGCTCTGCCTGCGACGCGTCCCAGATGAAGTTCCTGCAAGGTTAACCAAATGAACGACCCATGCATACACGTGATCACATCGCTCAATATCTAGAAGTCGATGTCCAGAAAACGGGACAGTTTCTGAAAGTTCCCAGCTTAAAAATTCAGATTTCAGGGACCAGATGGTCGCATCCGTGAGAGGCTTCTCCGGCTCCGGAAGCAACGGCCTGTTCATCAACTCCTGCTTCGCGCACTGCCAGTCCGAGCTGCCGGCCACCTGGAGCAACGCAGCAGGCGGCTCCCCCGCCATTCAGAACAAGGTAGGCAAATGCAGCAGCGATACAGCATCTTCAGTCATACATGATGTATATATTATACTCTCTcgctccgttccaaattataattcgttAACTTTTCTTTTCGGATATAATTCGTTAAATTTTTTAACTTCTAGTTTGACCATTCATTTTAttcaattttttaaataaaatgatgcacttatggctaatcatgcactaattatgctcaaaagattcgtctcgtcgtgtacatccaaactgtgtaattagttttgttatttaattacatttagtgcttcatacatgtgttcaaagggaTGTGAAAATTTTTGATAACTAAACAGGCGCCAAGTAgattaaatatttgtatgctGTTGTTGTCTGGCGTGCAGGGGATCGCGAGGTCAGTTGGAGATTGGTACTTCGGCCGAGCTGAAGTGAAGGCGATCGACTGTCCCTACCCCTGCGATGGAACATGCCGCCACATCATCTGACAAGAGCAGATCCCGTCCTGTGTGTACTTGTGGTTTTTGTGTGTTGTACGCATCGTGTATTCGTATGCGTTCAACGGAGCGCGCATCACGTTGATTTATTCGTGGGACAGAATGATAAGAAAAGCATGCAAAAGGGTGCAGAGCCATTAACGGAACAATGATTACAAGAAAGAGTCAAAATGAGCTGGAACCTCGAGTTTGGCTGAAGTGTCCGTTAACTGGTTCACAACTGCAACATTTGAAGGTTTCCCCAAGGCAAAATTACGATTTCACAAATTTAGTTATAAAACAATCTGCAAGGGTTTATGGGCCGAGGACTAGGGTACTTTCCCTAAACATTGACTCACCGTGACCTACGTGAGAATCTGAAGCACAAGCTAGCAGATCGATCACATTGCTATGCGAAAGTGTTGGGATAGTAACCATACTAATGCAGCAGGTTAgtggtactccctccgttccaaattataaaacACTAGTCTATCAATTCGTGCTCCCACACgggctagttagagatatctaataattatctatcttacGCTTTtttaaccaattaaatattctaattaaGGACTgtaaaaatacatatttatcattatgtaattgtaataaatgtgatagatttatttactaataatttttttctcaCTTGCATTACGcatccatatatgtttgatatgtatttaattgaacactttgtttgagctatg contains:
- the LOC120706766 gene encoding pectin acetylesterase 3-like isoform X1, whose protein sequence is MGEAGVLTTNSKPCRRPVLLAAVLAVVLVGSFFVAEAAADEMTTTTMSGGKGDRGGGRKRRRRSSRRRAEAAAAPLMVPITVLKSAADAGAVCMDGTSPAYHLDPGSGAGNNSWIVNLENVRVQGGGWCNNVRACQFRKTSRRGSSDLMEKEIPFGGIMSSSPADNPDFYNWNRVKIRYCDGASFAGEGFDKENGFYFRGQRIWDAVIRHLLSVGMASADQALLTGCSAGGLAVILHCDEFQDFFPRTTAGGGRATTVKCLADAGLFLDAVDVSGGRSLRSYYSDIVAMQGVAPNLPPACTARLDATSCFFPQNVIDGIKTPIFLLNAAYDVWQIQESLAPNGADPGGAWRACKSNRSACDASQMKFLQDFRDQMVASVRGFSGSGSNGLFINSCFAHCQSELPATWSNAAGGSPAIQNKGIARSVGDWYFGRAEVKAIDCPYPCDGTCRHII
- the LOC120706766 gene encoding pectin acetylesterase 3-like isoform X2, encoding MGEAGVLTTNSKPCRRPVLLAAVLAVVLVGSFFVAEAAADEMTTTTMSGGKGDRGGGRKRRRRSSRRRAEAAAAPLMVPITVLKSAADAGAVCMDGTSPAYHLDPGSGAGNNSWIVNLEGGGWCNNVRACQFRKTSRRGSSDLMEKEIPFGGIMSSSPADNPDFYNWNRVKIRYCDGASFAGEGFDKENGFYFRGQRIWDAVIRHLLSVGMASADQALLTGCSAGGLAVILHCDEFQDFFPRTTAGGGRATTVKCLADAGLFLDAVDVSGGRSLRSYYSDIVAMQGVAPNLPPACTARLDATSCFFPQNVIDGIKTPIFLLNAAYDVWQIQESLAPNGADPGGAWRACKSNRSACDASQMKFLQDFRDQMVASVRGFSGSGSNGLFINSCFAHCQSELPATWSNAAGGSPAIQNKGIARSVGDWYFGRAEVKAIDCPYPCDGTCRHII